In Lacibacter sp. H375, one DNA window encodes the following:
- a CDS encoding Coq4 family protein — MKRILKKLRSNILVMLTHTIALPILKIVRRKKKFPYSMEQLSALPFETVGNELWQLLNAENLRLLPYYERHDIKHVVLNYPFTDEGEVSLQFFMLANGRVSFPVLATVIYGLVTMPEYYSSFKKAWQRGKQSKSLENMDWFGIMEQPLTVVQQQVHS; from the coding sequence ATGAAACGTATATTGAAAAAACTCCGCAGTAATATACTGGTAATGCTTACCCACACAATTGCGTTGCCGATATTGAAGATCGTAAGAAGGAAGAAAAAGTTTCCTTATAGCATGGAGCAACTCAGCGCCTTGCCATTTGAAACAGTGGGAAATGAATTATGGCAACTGCTGAATGCAGAAAACCTGCGCCTGCTTCCTTATTATGAGCGGCACGATATAAAACATGTAGTGCTTAATTATCCTTTTACAGATGAAGGTGAGGTTAGTTTGCAGTTTTTCATGTTGGCAAACGGACGGGTTTCGTTCCCGGTGTTGGCAACAGTTATCTATGGTTTGGTAACAATGCCGGAATATTACAGTTCTTTTAAAAAAGCATGGCAGAGAGGAAAGCAGTCAAAAAGTCTTGAAAACATGGATTGGTTTGGTATAATGGAACAACCACTTACAGTTGTTCAACAACAAGTTCATTCATAA
- the rsgA gene encoding ribosome small subunit-dependent GTPase A, whose product MKALIYKSTGSWYVAKTEEGKIVQARIKGKFKIDGFTSTNPIAVGDEVEIEMENDLEQTVMITAIADRRNYINRQSPANKHQHHIIASNLDQSLLFATLKEPRTSQGFIDRFLIASEAYHIPSVIVFNKSDVYKKKEQAQFEDWKEMYEAVGYKVILASMETGLGIDDIKITLRDKVTLLSGHSGVGKSTFINALMPDLLLRTEEVSGWSGKGMHTTTFAEMYDLPFGGKIIDTPGVKEFGLVDISRQELSHYFPEMRVLINDCQFNNCLHLEEPGCAVKAAVSKEEIHPLRYISYCGILATIETKKNY is encoded by the coding sequence ATGAAAGCCCTCATTTATAAATCGACCGGAAGTTGGTATGTTGCCAAAACAGAAGAAGGCAAGATCGTGCAGGCACGTATTAAAGGGAAGTTTAAGATCGATGGATTTACTTCAACCAATCCCATTGCAGTTGGCGATGAAGTGGAGATCGAAATGGAAAATGATCTGGAACAAACAGTCATGATCACTGCTATTGCTGATCGCAGGAACTATATTAATCGCCAAAGTCCCGCTAACAAACACCAGCACCACATTATTGCTTCCAACCTCGATCAGAGTTTATTGTTTGCTACATTAAAAGAACCTCGAACGTCCCAGGGGTTTATTGATCGGTTTCTGATTGCATCTGAAGCGTATCATATTCCAAGTGTGATCGTTTTTAACAAGTCAGATGTTTATAAGAAAAAAGAGCAGGCTCAATTTGAAGACTGGAAAGAAATGTATGAAGCGGTTGGCTACAAAGTGATTCTGGCTTCTATGGAAACCGGTTTGGGAATTGATGATATTAAAATAACATTGAGAGATAAAGTAACGTTATTGAGCGGTCATTCTGGTGTAGGAAAGTCGACTTTCATCAATGCATTGATGCCCGATCTTTTGCTGCGAACTGAGGAAGTAAGTGGCTGGAGTGGCAAGGGAATGCACACTACCACCTTTGCTGAAATGTACGATTTGCCATTCGGCGGAAAGATCATTGATACACCTGGTGTAAAGGAATTTGGTCTCGTTGATATCAGCCGGCAAGAACTCTCTCATTATTTCCCGGAGATGCGGGTGCTCATCAACGATTGTCAATTTAATAACTGTTTACATCTTGAAGAACCGGGCTGTGCAGTAAAAGCAGCCGTGTCAAAAGAGGAAATTCATCCACTTCGTTATATCAGTTATTGCGGAATTCTTGCCACAATTGAGACAAAAAAAAACTACTAA
- a CDS encoding gamma carbonic anhydrase family protein, with the protein MPVILPVEGVFPQFGDDCFIAPNATIVGDVVMGNECSVWFNAVVRGDVNSIILGNKVNIQDGAVLHATYQKTKTIVGNNVSIGHNAIVHGCTVHDDVLIGMGAIVMDNAIINSNSIIAAGAVVLEGTVVEAGSIYAGVPAKKVKDISQELIHGEINRIANNYIKYSGWFKDALTENS; encoded by the coding sequence ATGCCCGTAATTCTTCCTGTAGAAGGCGTTTTTCCACAATTTGGCGACGATTGCTTTATAGCTCCTAATGCTACTATCGTAGGCGATGTAGTAATGGGTAATGAATGCAGTGTGTGGTTTAATGCGGTTGTGCGGGGAGATGTAAACAGCATCATATTGGGCAACAAAGTGAATATACAGGATGGGGCGGTGTTACATGCTACATACCAAAAGACGAAAACCATTGTTGGTAACAACGTGAGCATTGGACACAATGCCATTGTTCATGGTTGCACGGTGCATGATGATGTGTTGATAGGGATGGGAGCTATTGTTATGGATAATGCCATCATCAACAGCAATTCCATAATTGCAGCAGGTGCAGTGGTTTTGGAGGGAACAGTGGTAGAAGCGGGAAGCATATATGCAGGGGTTCCTGCCAAAAAAGTAAAAGACATCAGCCAAGAGCTTATCCATGGCGAGATCAACCGAATAGCTAATAACTATATCAAGTATTCCGGTTGGTTTAAAGATGCCTTAACAGAAAATAGCTGA
- a CDS encoding winged helix-turn-helix domain-containing protein yields the protein MKNPIEQLQKVFDSRVRLGVMSALMVNAQVSFNELKELINVTDGNLASHLKALEENGYVKVNKGFVGRKTNTTYAVTKAGEKAFRLHLDALEQMIKQMGK from the coding sequence ATGAAGAATCCGATAGAACAGTTACAAAAGGTGTTCGATAGCCGGGTAAGGTTAGGCGTAATGAGTGCGTTAATGGTAAATGCGCAGGTAAGTTTTAATGAGCTGAAAGAACTGATCAATGTAACCGATGGAAATCTTGCATCGCATCTTAAAGCACTGGAAGAAAACGGCTACGTTAAAGTGAACAAAGGATTTGTTGGACGTAAAACAAATACAACGTATGCAGTTACGAAAGCGGGTGAGAAAGCATTCAGGTTACACCTCGATGCATTGGAGCAAATGATCAAACAAATGGGGAAGTAA
- a CDS encoding DUF5686 and carboxypeptidase-like regulatory domain-containing protein, with the protein MKYIVSLVLSTFCILNITAQTKVVSGIIKDSHSDEPIPFASVQLKNTTIGKLSDSAGLFSLHLTAIAATDSLLVSYVGYNSMTIALPSTSKDTIFLTIQLERGSAGKEVVVKSKYGRGWILWRKVVRQKPVNDRYRFENFGYELYNKLELDINRFNKDKFKNIGPLKPFGFILDQTVDSTSEDKPFLPIFLTETISNYYFQKSPLRRREEIKASRTSGVDNESVQKLLGGMDQNINVYNNYIPIFDKRFISPISDNGDAFYSYRVPDTQFVAGKRFFHLVFTPKRKGENTFEGDCWIHDTTFAVQKMNLRLSKEANVNYVEKLSIVQEYKFVNDSIWFLLKDKFIIDVAPIGKQKFGVTGRKTTTYKDVLINSGVVWEQLQKNKKLEETILLAGSTQQPETYWKESRHEELAKNEKAIYSMIDTLQKMPLFKRYSDIATFLATGYKAFGSFEYGPWFNVMSSNVVEGFRTRLDIGTSTNFSKTWWLRGYLAYGFTDKKFKGRAEITHLFKRDPRVRMYLSYTNDYDNGQRYYDEVGTDNVFTLAARKSQVPIKFLRVEQQRIEFSKETHAGFTFEVSATRKKFDPVRSLPSKSIYPDGVGEALNNSEVGFRIRYAYLERFLEGTFLRSSLGSPYPIAEIKYARGFPGFLKSNYQYHRLTASIHDYFKIANLGELYYNVYGGKIYGTLPFPLLEIHPGNEIFYYNKYAFNLMNRFEYLSDEYAGVNVEHNIGNGMFRLLGPTRKLKLRQFWTAKVLWGSLSDANRSFNQVGAIFDRGHQFQSLNGKTYMEVGTGVDNIFRVLRFDFIWRLSPQPLPEERYKRFGIFGSFRLQF; encoded by the coding sequence ATGAAGTATATCGTTTCCCTTGTGCTGAGTACCTTTTGCATCTTAAACATAACGGCGCAAACAAAAGTTGTTTCCGGTATTATTAAAGATTCACACTCCGATGAACCTATTCCTTTCGCATCTGTACAGTTGAAAAATACAACGATTGGTAAGTTGAGCGATTCAGCAGGTTTATTTTCATTGCACCTTACTGCAATCGCAGCAACCGATTCTTTGCTCGTTAGTTATGTTGGCTATAACAGCATGACCATTGCATTACCATCTACATCAAAAGACACTATATTCTTAACGATTCAACTTGAACGTGGCAGTGCAGGAAAAGAAGTAGTGGTGAAATCGAAATACGGAAGAGGCTGGATATTGTGGCGAAAAGTGGTGCGACAAAAACCTGTTAATGACCGTTACCGTTTCGAAAACTTTGGCTATGAATTATACAATAAGCTGGAGCTCGATATTAACCGCTTCAATAAGGACAAGTTTAAGAACATCGGACCTCTCAAACCATTTGGTTTTATACTCGATCAAACAGTTGACAGCACCAGTGAAGACAAACCTTTTCTGCCGATCTTTCTCACGGAAACTATTTCCAATTACTACTTTCAGAAATCGCCGCTACGCCGACGGGAAGAGATCAAAGCCAGCCGCACATCGGGTGTAGATAATGAAAGTGTACAGAAATTACTGGGTGGCATGGATCAAAACATCAATGTGTACAATAACTACATTCCGATTTTTGATAAACGTTTCATCAGTCCTATCAGCGATAATGGCGATGCATTTTATAGTTATCGTGTACCCGATACACAATTTGTAGCAGGCAAACGTTTCTTTCATCTTGTGTTTACGCCCAAGCGAAAAGGAGAAAATACGTTTGAAGGTGATTGCTGGATACATGATACCACATTTGCCGTACAGAAAATGAACCTGCGATTATCGAAAGAAGCAAATGTGAATTATGTGGAGAAGTTAAGTATTGTGCAGGAATACAAATTTGTGAACGACTCTATTTGGTTTTTGCTGAAGGATAAGTTTATTATTGATGTGGCACCAATTGGCAAACAGAAGTTTGGGGTTACTGGGCGGAAGACCACTACCTATAAAGACGTTCTCATCAATTCAGGTGTGGTGTGGGAACAATTGCAGAAAAATAAAAAACTGGAAGAAACAATACTGCTTGCAGGTTCAACCCAACAACCGGAAACTTATTGGAAAGAGTCAAGGCATGAAGAACTTGCGAAAAATGAGAAGGCCATTTACAGCATGATCGATACGTTGCAGAAGATGCCGCTATTTAAACGCTACAGCGATATTGCTACTTTTCTTGCAACAGGATACAAAGCATTCGGAAGTTTTGAATATGGTCCGTGGTTCAACGTGATGAGTTCAAATGTGGTGGAAGGCTTCCGCACAAGATTGGATATCGGAACAAGTACAAACTTCAGTAAAACATGGTGGTTACGTGGTTATCTTGCTTATGGATTTACAGATAAAAAATTTAAAGGGCGTGCAGAGATCACACACCTTTTCAAACGTGACCCCCGGGTTCGAATGTACCTGTCGTACACAAATGATTATGATAACGGACAACGCTATTATGATGAAGTGGGAACCGACAACGTGTTTACTTTAGCGGCACGTAAATCGCAAGTACCTATTAAGTTCCTTCGTGTAGAACAACAACGTATTGAATTTTCGAAGGAAACACATGCTGGCTTCACTTTCGAAGTATCTGCCACACGTAAGAAATTTGATCCTGTCCGTTCTTTGCCTAGTAAGTCAATTTATCCAGATGGAGTTGGTGAGGCTTTAAATAATTCTGAAGTGGGCTTTCGTATTCGTTATGCTTATCTTGAACGTTTCCTCGAAGGAACATTCTTACGATCCAGCTTAGGCAGCCCCTATCCTATTGCAGAAATAAAATATGCAAGAGGTTTCCCTGGTTTCTTAAAAAGTAATTATCAGTATCATCGTTTAACTGCATCAATACACGATTATTTTAAGATCGCTAATCTTGGTGAACTGTATTATAATGTTTATGGTGGTAAGATCTATGGTACACTTCCTTTCCCATTATTAGAAATTCATCCCGGTAATGAAATCTTCTACTACAATAAATATGCGTTCAATCTTATGAACAGGTTTGAATACTTGAGTGATGAATATGCCGGCGTAAACGTTGAACATAATATTGGCAATGGTATGTTCCGTTTATTAGGACCAACACGCAAACTGAAGTTGCGCCAGTTCTGGACAGCAAAAGTTTTATGGGGAAGTTTGAGTGATGCCAACCGCAGCTTTAACCAGGTTGGAGCCATCTTTGATCGTGGTCACCAATTCCAATCGCTCAATGGAAAAACATATATGGAAGTAGGCACGGGTGTTGATAATATTTTCCGTGTATTGCGGTTCGATTTTATCTGGCGACTGTCACCACAACCATTACCGGAGGAACGCTATAAACGTTTTGGTATTTTTGGAAGTTTCAGGTTGCAGTTTTAG
- a CDS encoding diacylglycerol kinase family protein — MKKFRYAINGLISALGSEVNMRIHIIAAVLACIAGFYFSLTLTEWIVIILCIVLVISFELINTAIEELCNMVHPEQHPVIKKVKDIAAAAVLVAATGSVVAALIIFLPKLISLFSA, encoded by the coding sequence ATGAAAAAATTCAGGTATGCCATTAACGGATTGATCTCAGCATTGGGGAGTGAAGTAAATATGCGTATACATATCATTGCAGCGGTTTTGGCATGTATTGCAGGATTTTATTTTAGCCTCACTTTAACAGAGTGGATCGTTATAATTCTTTGCATTGTATTGGTGATCTCATTTGAACTAATCAATACAGCAATTGAAGAGCTATGCAATATGGTTCATCCCGAACAGCATCCCGTCATTAAAAAAGTAAAAGACATTGCTGCTGCTGCTGTGTTGGTTGCAGCAACAGGTAGTGTTGTTGCAGCACTCATTATTTTTCTTCCTAAACTCATTTCACTTTTTTCAGCATGA
- a CDS encoding DUF1361 domain-containing protein produces MKNILIYSVGFSFLLYLFRVWYTGNFLFLFIPWNLFLAWLPLLFSSMIKDAKFSIRNVSLFCLWLLFFPNSPYLITDLFHLQERVGVPLYYDLVLLFMAAWNGLLMGLYSLRNIEQLLLKRFSIAQVRPMILSFFVLCGFGIYLGRYDRYNSWHLVTQPFDLMQGILSKIISPASHPRVWAVTILFAVVLLLIYETLKKMPAHFSEQASLSNKN; encoded by the coding sequence ATGAAAAACATTTTGATCTATTCGGTTGGTTTTTCGTTTTTACTTTATTTATTTCGAGTATGGTACACGGGAAATTTTCTTTTCCTGTTCATTCCGTGGAATCTTTTTCTTGCATGGTTGCCACTGCTGTTCAGCAGTATGATCAAGGATGCGAAATTCTCCATTCGGAATGTATCGCTGTTCTGTTTATGGTTACTGTTCTTTCCTAATTCACCTTATCTCATCACCGATCTTTTTCATTTGCAGGAAAGGGTGGGTGTTCCATTATATTATGACCTTGTATTACTATTCATGGCTGCATGGAATGGATTATTGATGGGTTTGTATTCCTTACGGAATATTGAGCAGCTGTTGTTGAAACGTTTTTCCATTGCTCAGGTGAGGCCAATGATCTTAAGTTTTTTTGTACTCTGTGGTTTTGGTATTTATCTCGGCAGGTACGATCGTTATAACAGCTGGCATTTGGTAACACAACCGTTTGACCTTATGCAGGGGATATTATCGAAAATTATTTCGCCGGCATCACATCCACGGGTGTGGGCGGTAACCATTCTTTTTGCAGTTGTGCTGTTGCTGATCTATGAAACACTTAAAAAAATGCCTGCTCATTTTAGTGAGCAGGCATCCTTATCAAACAAAAATTAA
- the creD gene encoding cell envelope integrity protein CreD: MDTQQPSFWQRYGIFIKSILVGFLVLVLLIPTAFIMELVRERQDRQREVIAEVSSKWASAQTVSGPFLMIPYQEKFVDDKGKVMMVKRMMHYLPESENINGELIPEERSRSIFKIILYKSDLTISGKFLPIQLSQLGIDPADVLWNEVRLCLGISDNRGIAEALSLNWNGASSEMDPGFPPTDIAGSGVSSLLKNAMALKDSAQSYELKLKLKGSERLYFTPLGKQTNVQLRSTWPDPSFDGKFLPTQHAITDKGFTASWNILHFTRDIPQMWKEGKQNIDGFAFGVELLQGVDSYSKTMRTVKYALLFIALTFFLYFFIETLKKRSVHPLQYVLVGLALCIFYTLLLSVSEYTGFNIGYLIASVATIGLITSYTYSIFKQSAIAIALLVFLSSLYGFIYILIQLQDGALLFGSIGLFILLAIVMYYSRKIDWYGEGKKITATETINDNTTVS; encoded by the coding sequence ATGGACACGCAACAACCTTCTTTCTGGCAACGGTATGGCATCTTTATTAAATCTATCCTTGTAGGTTTTCTCGTTCTTGTATTATTGATTCCAACAGCATTTATTATGGAATTGGTACGTGAGCGTCAAGACAGGCAACGTGAAGTGATAGCTGAAGTAAGCTCTAAATGGGCATCGGCACAAACAGTAAGTGGTCCTTTTTTAATGATTCCCTACCAGGAGAAATTTGTGGATGACAAAGGCAAAGTGATGATGGTAAAGCGAATGATGCATTACCTCCCCGAATCAGAAAACATCAATGGCGAATTAATTCCAGAAGAACGCAGCAGAAGTATTTTTAAGATCATTCTTTATAAATCAGACCTAACGATCAGTGGAAAATTTTTGCCGATACAACTTTCGCAGCTTGGTATTGACCCTGCTGATGTTTTGTGGAATGAAGTGAGGCTTTGCTTGGGCATATCCGATAACAGAGGAATTGCAGAAGCATTATCATTAAACTGGAATGGTGCATCATCAGAAATGGACCCCGGTTTTCCGCCAACAGATATTGCCGGCTCAGGTGTAAGCAGTTTATTGAAAAATGCAATGGCATTAAAAGATTCAGCACAGTCTTATGAACTCAAATTGAAATTAAAAGGTTCGGAGCGGCTTTACTTTACACCACTTGGTAAACAAACCAATGTGCAATTGCGATCAACATGGCCCGATCCTTCGTTTGACGGTAAATTTTTACCAACTCAACATGCAATTACTGACAAAGGATTTACTGCCAGTTGGAACATCCTTCATTTCACCCGTGATATTCCGCAGATGTGGAAGGAAGGCAAACAGAATATTGACGGGTTTGCATTCGGTGTAGAATTATTACAGGGTGTTGATTCGTACAGTAAAACCATGCGTACAGTAAAATATGCGTTGCTTTTTATAGCACTTACGTTTTTTCTTTACTTTTTTATTGAAACATTGAAAAAGCGAAGTGTGCATCCATTGCAATATGTGTTGGTGGGATTGGCACTTTGTATATTTTATACATTGCTGTTGTCTGTTTCAGAATATACAGGTTTTAATATCGGCTACCTCATTGCATCTGTTGCTACGATTGGCTTAATAACATCATATACCTACAGCATTTTTAAACAATCAGCTATTGCCATTGCGTTGCTTGTATTCCTCTCATCGTTGTACGGTTTTATTTATATTCTTATCCAGTTACAGGATGGTGCGTTGCTGTTTGGAAGTATTGGTTTATTTATCCTGCTTGCTATTGTGATGTATTACTCCCGTAAGATCGATTGGTATGGAGAAGGAAAGAAAATAACAGCAACTGAAACAATTAACGATAATACAACTGTATCATGA
- a CDS encoding DUF58 domain-containing protein yields the protein MLTTEEILKKVRALEIKSKRLTNHMFTGEYHSAFKGQGMSYKEVREYQPGDDIRFIDWNVSARYAHPYSKVFEEEREQSVFLLIDNSASISFGTHLQRKKDLVTELAAVLAFSAVNNNDKVGAILFGDKVQRFIAPKKAKQHTLYIVREMLSNDAASKQTNYIDAFRMFNNVCRRKSICFLISDFLGKGYEDALRVACKKHDVIGIKIYDQLDMRLPDAGLLQVADAETGEQRWIDTSSSLVRFEYEKDFHKHNDHVKDVFRRSGADLLHMRAGDDYVKVLQKFFINRSR from the coding sequence TTGTTAACTACGGAAGAAATATTAAAGAAAGTACGGGCACTTGAAATAAAAAGCAAGCGGCTTACCAATCACATGTTCACGGGTGAGTATCATTCGGCGTTCAAAGGACAGGGGATGAGTTATAAAGAAGTGCGTGAATACCAGCCCGGTGATGATATTCGTTTTATTGATTGGAATGTGAGTGCACGCTACGCACATCCTTACAGTAAAGTGTTTGAAGAAGAGCGTGAGCAAAGTGTATTTCTTTTGATTGATAACAGTGCAAGCATCAGTTTTGGTACACATCTGCAACGAAAGAAAGATCTTGTAACTGAGTTAGCTGCGGTACTTGCTTTTTCAGCAGTAAATAATAATGATAAAGTTGGTGCTATTTTGTTTGGTGATAAAGTGCAACGTTTCATCGCACCAAAGAAAGCAAAACAGCATACACTTTATATTGTACGTGAAATGCTGAGCAATGATGCTGCATCAAAGCAAACTAATTATATTGATGCATTCCGCATGTTCAATAATGTATGCCGTAGAAAAAGCATATGCTTCCTCATCAGTGATTTTTTAGGAAAGGGCTATGAAGATGCGTTGCGTGTTGCCTGTAAAAAGCATGACGTGATTGGTATTAAAATTTACGATCAACTTGATATGCGTTTGCCCGATGCAGGATTATTGCAGGTGGCTGATGCAGAAACAGGTGAGCAACGTTGGATCGATACATCAAGTTCATTGGTTCGTTTTGAATACGAAAAAGATTTTCATAAGCATAATGATCATGTGAAAGATGTTTTCCGCCGTTCGGGAGCCGATCTTTTGCATATGCGGGCAGGAGATGATTATGTAAAAGTGTTACAGAAATTTTTCATTAACAGGAGCAGATGA
- a CDS encoding aspartate aminotransferase family protein, with the protein MHQRQLFLQHVAQTSPAPLALEIMKAEDCRMWDADGKEYLDLIAGISVCNVGHCHPKVVEAIKQQVDKYMHLLVYGEFIESPEVQYAKLLTDHLPASLNSVYFTNSGTEATEGAMKLAKRVTGRTEIVAFNNSYHGSTQGALSVMGDEYWRNSFRPLLPGVHHADYNSFEALELIGSNTACVIAETIQAEAGVNAPLKEWITALRKRCNETGALLVLDEIQCGFGRNGSLWAFEQFDIVPDTLLLGKALGGGMPLGAFIADKELMWKFTENPVLGHITTFGGHPVCCAAGMAAMNVLLEEELVKGVAEKEILFRTLLHHPKIEAVRSRGLMMAVVFDSFETNKKVIDACIAKGVITDWFLFASNCLRIAPPLTISEEDITKACEVIIECLDQL; encoded by the coding sequence ATGCACCAGCGTCAACTTTTTTTACAGCATGTGGCTCAAACTTCGCCAGCACCATTGGCTTTGGAAATAATGAAGGCTGAAGATTGTCGCATGTGGGATGCTGATGGTAAAGAATATCTTGATCTTATTGCAGGTATTAGTGTTTGTAATGTGGGGCATTGCCACCCCAAAGTAGTGGAAGCCATTAAACAACAGGTTGACAAATACATGCATCTGCTTGTGTACGGCGAGTTTATTGAAAGCCCGGAAGTGCAATATGCCAAACTGCTCACCGATCATTTACCCGCATCCCTCAACTCTGTTTATTTTACCAATTCCGGCACAGAAGCAACCGAAGGTGCAATGAAACTGGCTAAACGGGTGACAGGTCGCACAGAAATTGTTGCATTTAATAATAGTTACCACGGCAGCACTCAAGGTGCATTAAGTGTTATGGGCGACGAATATTGGCGGAACTCGTTTCGTCCGTTATTACCCGGAGTTCATCATGCAGATTATAATTCTTTCGAAGCTTTGGAGCTGATTGGAAGTAATACAGCTTGTGTAATTGCTGAAACTATCCAGGCAGAAGCAGGTGTAAATGCTCCGTTGAAAGAGTGGATAACAGCCTTGCGTAAGCGCTGTAACGAAACGGGCGCCCTGTTAGTATTGGATGAGATACAATGTGGATTTGGGCGAAATGGTTCACTTTGGGCTTTTGAACAGTTTGACATAGTGCCTGATACTTTATTATTAGGAAAAGCATTGGGCGGTGGAATGCCCTTAGGAGCATTTATTGCCGATAAAGAATTGATGTGGAAGTTTACGGAGAATCCGGTGCTCGGTCATATTACAACCTTCGGTGGTCACCCGGTTTGTTGTGCCGCAGGTATGGCCGCCATGAATGTATTACTTGAAGAAGAATTGGTAAAGGGTGTCGCCGAAAAAGAAATTCTCTTCCGCACATTACTGCATCATCCTAAAATTGAAGCAGTACGTTCACGGGGTTTGATGATGGCCGTTGTATTCGATAGTTTTGAAACAAATAAGAAAGTAATTGATGCCTGCATTGCAAAAGGCGTGATTACAGATTGGTTTTTATTTGCATCAAATTGTTTGCGTATTGCGCCACCATTAACAATTTCTGAAGAAGACATTACAAAAGCATGCGAAGTGATAATTGAGTGTTTGGATCAGTTATGA
- a CDS encoding vWA domain-containing protein: MLNEWYQHIVFAYPYLLWLLLLLPLLIVWYIISHKRSSSSVTVSSLGIYRKTGSSKNVLRHLPFVLRLLSLALLIVAVARPQTRSSEERVEGEGIDIILCMDVSGSMLAEDFSPNRLEAMKKVASDFVDARKTDRIGLVIFSGESFTQCPPTTDYAALKSQIYAVRSGILQDGTAIGSGLSTSVERLKTSESKSKVVILLTDGENNGGLIPPSTAKEIAKAYQVKVYTIGMGTEGFAALPQQTTGGVVRTMEKVNIDERLLREIANETGGSYFRAKDNESLSKIYADIDQLEKSKIETSTFSRYKEEFYPFAIAVVILLLIEAWLRYKVLRKFP; the protein is encoded by the coding sequence ATGCTTAACGAGTGGTATCAACATATTGTATTTGCTTATCCTTACCTGCTATGGTTGCTGTTATTGTTGCCATTGCTGATTGTTTGGTATATCATCAGTCATAAAAGATCATCCTCATCAGTTACCGTTTCATCATTGGGTATTTATCGCAAGACTGGTAGTTCGAAAAACGTTTTGCGTCATTTACCTTTTGTTCTTCGTTTGCTTTCACTTGCATTGCTGATCGTTGCTGTTGCCCGTCCACAAACAAGAAGCAGTGAAGAACGTGTGGAAGGAGAGGGCATTGATATTATCCTTTGCATGGATGTGAGCGGCAGTATGCTGGCGGAAGATTTTAGTCCAAACAGGTTGGAAGCCATGAAGAAAGTAGCATCGGATTTTGTTGATGCTAGAAAAACGGATCGTATTGGGTTGGTTATTTTCTCCGGCGAATCATTTACACAATGTCCGCCAACAACAGATTATGCTGCACTCAAAAGCCAGATCTATGCAGTGCGTAGTGGTATTCTGCAGGATGGTACTGCCATCGGCTCGGGCCTATCAACCAGTGTAGAGCGTTTGAAAACAAGTGAATCGAAAAGCAAAGTGGTGATACTGTTAACTGATGGTGAGAATAACGGCGGATTGATCCCTCCCAGTACGGCCAAAGAAATTGCCAAGGCCTACCAGGTAAAAGTATACACTATTGGTATGGGAACAGAAGGATTTGCCGCTTTACCACAACAGACAACTGGTGGTGTGGTGCGTACCATGGAGAAAGTTAATATTGATGAAAGACTGTTACGTGAAATAGCAAATGAAACCGGCGGCAGTTATTTCCGTGCAAAGGATAATGAAAGCCTCAGTAAGATCTATGCAGATATTGATCAACTGGAAAAATCAAAAATTGAAACAAGTACATTCTCCCGTTATAAAGAAGAGTTTTATCCATTTGCCATAGCAGTGGTAATACTTTTGTTGATTGAAGCATGGTTGCGTTACAAAGTGCTGCGGAAGTTTCCATGA